CGCGGCCAGCCACGTAGCCCCCCTTGAAACGGGGGAGTTCATATTCATCTGCAAACTTCTTAAGTATCTGTGCGGGAGCGACCTCGTCGACCGCGCTTATCGCAACGGCAGTAGGCCCCTCAAGCAACGGATCGAGTCCGTCGATACCCAACTCACTGAAACTCCTCTTCGCCAACGTGTTCTTCACGACGGTGTAATAGACATCACCCTCACGACACAGGTTGCGAAGCCGCGAGATATCCTCAACGTTAAGACCTGTAAAGTCATTCAAAATAACGCTTTTGGCATCTCGAAGGAGATCGGCCAGCTCATTGACTTTTTCGATTTTGGCATGCTGTACCATTCAATGATCTCCTTTCCGCCCTAACGCAATTCATTCATCAACCACTGGGAATCCAGCCTGATAGCTGGCCCCATCGTCGTTGAGATGTATACGCTCAGGATATATTTCCCCTTGGCTGAAGCCGGTTTCGCGCGAAGCAGCTCCAGCATGAGAGCCTTGATGTTCTCGACAAGCTTGATCTTCTCAAAGGAGACCCTGCCTACCGGGACATGGATGTTTGATCCCTTGTCCACGCGATACTCTATCTTGCCAGCCTTCGAATCCTTGACGGCTTTTCCGACGTCGAAAGTGACGGTGCCGACCTTTGGGTTGGGCATCAGGCCCCTTGGCCCGAGGATCCTTCCCAGTTTGCCGACCTCGCCCATCATGTCGGGAGTGGCGATCGCCACATCGAAATCGAACCATCCACCGGTTATCTTCTCGATGAACTCGTTCGATCCGACAAAATCAGCTCCGGCTTCCTTCGCCTCTACTTCCTTTTCTCCCCTGGTCAGGACAAGGACCCTGACGTCCTTACCCGTTCCGTGAGGAAGAAGCACCGTACCACGAACCTGCTGATCGGCGTGCTTGGGGTTGACGCCCAGCCTCGCCGAGAACTCGAAGGTCTCATCGAATTTCGCCTTCGGCAGGTTCTGGATCACTTCTACCGCTTCATCAAGAGGATATTCCCGAGTGCGGTCGATCCTAGCAATGCTGTCGACATATTTTTTGCCGCGCTTCATCTCTCCTCACCGCTTTCTCTGGTAAACTATTCCTCAGCCCCGTCATCCACGATGATGCCCATACTTCTGGCGGTGCCCTCGACCATGCGAACGGCTCCTTCAATATTGTAGGCATTCAGGTCTTTCATCTTCGCTTTCGCGATCTCTTCGACCTGGCTCATGGATATCTTGGCTACTTTTTCCTTATTGGGTTCGCCTGAACCCTTGGCAATACCCGCCGCCTTCCTGAGCAGCTCGGAAGCTGGAGGAGATTTCGTGACAAAAGTAAAACTCTTGTCAACGTAAACCGTGATCTCCACTGGGACGATAGTCCCCTGCATGCTCTGGGTTACAGCGTTGAACTGCTTGCAGAAGTCCATCGAACTCACCTGAAGCTGTCCAAGTGCGGGCCCTACCGGGGGTGCTGGTGTCGCACCGCCACCGGGAATCTGCAGCTTGACTATTTTCAGGACTTTTTTCTTCGACTTCTTGGCCATTTTATTTACAGCTCCTTGATCTCTTCAGAAATCACATCCGAAAGACAGCCGTTATAGAGGTTTAACCTGAAGGAAATCAAGCTCCACCGGCGTCTCTCGGCCGAAAATGCTTACGAGGACCTTGAGTTTGCCCCTCTCCGGGTTTATCTCATCGACAATACCCGTAAACTCCGAGAAGGGACCGTCTATGACGTTAACATGCTCTCCGATGGTGAACGGAACTTCAGGAATAATACCTTCCTTCTTCTCCATCCTGCCCAGTATCCTGTCGACTTCCTTCTTTGGAATGGGGAAAGGCTTCGTCCCCCCACCGACAAAATGGGTCACACCGGGAACATTCTCAATGAGGCTCCAGGTCTCGTTGGTCATTTCCATCTCGATCAGAATGTAGCTCGGGAAGAGCTTCCTCTTCGACACGGTCTTCTTACCCTTCTTCATCTCCGCCACCTCTTCGGTAGCGACAAGGATCTTCCCGAAACTCTCGCTGAAATCGGACGCCTGAACCAGGCGTTCGACTGTATCCCGCACCCTGGCTTCCCTGCCTGAGTAGGTATGTACAACATACCAGCGCATCTTTGGTCCGCTGTCCGCACTTTCCACAATAGCGCGGGGCTTCTCCGCGGTTGCGCTTACTCCTTCAGGAGCCTGCTGCTCTGCGGGTTCTTCTACGG
The sequence above is drawn from the Candidatus Latescibacterota bacterium genome and encodes:
- the rplJ gene encoding 50S ribosomal protein L10; protein product: MVQHAKIEKVNELADLLRDAKSVILNDFTGLNVEDISRLRNLCREGDVYYTVVKNTLAKRSFSELGIDGLDPLLEGPTAVAISAVDEVAPAQILKKFADEYELPRFKGGYVAGRVIDENEVVRLAALPSREVLLAQVVRTFQAPIQGFVGVLSASMRDLVGVLNAVSEKKGEAS
- the rplA gene encoding 50S ribosomal protein L1, translating into MKRGKKYVDSIARIDRTREYPLDEAVEVIQNLPKAKFDETFEFSARLGVNPKHADQQVRGTVLLPHGTGKDVRVLVLTRGEKEVEAKEAGADFVGSNEFIEKITGGWFDFDVAIATPDMMGEVGKLGRILGPRGLMPNPKVGTVTFDVGKAVKDSKAGKIEYRVDKGSNIHVPVGRVSFEKIKLVENIKALMLELLRAKPASAKGKYILSVYISTTMGPAIRLDSQWLMNELR
- the rplK gene encoding 50S ribosomal protein L11, which gives rise to MAKKSKKKVLKIVKLQIPGGGATPAPPVGPALGQLQVSSMDFCKQFNAVTQSMQGTIVPVEITVYVDKSFTFVTKSPPASELLRKAAGIAKGSGEPNKEKVAKISMSQVEEIAKAKMKDLNAYNIEGAVRMVEGTARSMGIIVDDGAEE
- the nusG gene encoding transcription termination/antitermination protein NusG gives rise to the protein MNEDLSKEKGPEEDLTEDSHGEANAEEIASNSEGTADPFEGEGGEAAGDGAIEDGGDEGEGDITSGKDGDPVASAEDLSVEEPAEQQAPEGVSATAEKPRAIVESADSGPKMRWYVVHTYSGREARVRDTVERLVQASDFSESFGKILVATEEVAEMKKGKKTVSKRKLFPSYILIEMEMTNETWSLIENVPGVTHFVGGGTKPFPIPKKEVDRILGRMEKKEGIIPEVPFTIGEHVNVIDGPFSEFTGIVDEINPERGKLKVLVSIFGRETPVELDFLQVKPL